The proteins below are encoded in one region of Candidatus Bathyarchaeota archaeon A05DMB-5:
- a CDS encoding DUF2283 domain-containing protein: MTYKIKYDGDADVLTIVLKEKGKLSHAEEIGDIIVHFDKNGKPLFMEILKASKIVPLMVEGLAKKEIVVA; this comes from the coding sequence ATGACTTATAAGATCAAGTATGATGGAGACGCTGATGTATTGACCATTGTCCTTAAAGAGAAAGGCAAGCTTTCTCATGCAGAGGAGATAGGCGACATCATAGTTCACTTCGATAAAAATGGAAAACCTCTTTTTATGGAGATACTTAAAGCTAGCAAGATAGTACCCTTAATGGTTGAGGGCTTAGCTAAAAAAGAAATTGTAGTAGCATAA
- a CDS encoding DUF4258 domain-containing protein: MVDVSEVKFTRHALEKFDSLKRYGFQISESQVVDVILNPKRIERRDNQFFAVKLIDFKHALRVVYEKRKGFLVVITFYPVRRERYDL; encoded by the coding sequence TTGGTTGATGTTTCGGAGGTTAAATTTACTAGACACGCACTTGAGAAGTTTGATTCTTTGAAACGTTATGGTTTTCAAATCAGCGAGAGTCAAGTTGTTGATGTTATTCTTAATCCAAAGCGCATTGAAAGAAGAGACAACCAGTTTTTCGCTGTAAAACTAATTGATTTCAAACATGCTTTAAGGGTCGTTTACGAGAAAAGAAAAGGCTTTTTAGTTGTCATTACTTTTTATCCTGTTAGGCGGGAGCGTTATGACTTATAA
- a CDS encoding 6-phosphofructokinase, whose product MKVGVLSGGGDAPGINAVIRAVVRKGIQNYGYEVVGVKDGWRGLLEGEFLPLSLNAVSGILPRGGSILGTSRTNPFKREKGPETIMKNAEKTGIEAVVVIGGDDTLSVAFKMGDFGLKCVGVPKTIDNDLSGTDYTFGFNTAVAIATEALDRLHTTAEAHNRVIILEVMGRYTGHIALEVGLAGGADVILIPEKPFDIDEVCRYIRRRQERGRNFSLIVVAEGAKPKGGKEIVYSESIDEFGHISLGGVGYFLGKEIEKCTGIETRVVVLGHLQRGGSPTAFDRILATRFGIAAVDFVHEGKFGRMVAIQGNKIVSVPLKTVVGKRKPVDLELYEIASVFFG is encoded by the coding sequence ATGAAAGTTGGAGTTTTAAGTGGTGGAGGCGATGCTCCGGGAATTAACGCTGTTATTCGAGCAGTTGTTAGAAAAGGCATTCAAAATTATGGTTATGAGGTTGTTGGTGTAAAAGATGGTTGGCGTGGACTGCTTGAGGGCGAGTTTTTGCCTTTAAGTTTGAATGCTGTGTCGGGTATTCTTCCGCGTGGTGGCTCTATATTAGGCACTTCGAGGACGAACCCGTTTAAACGTGAAAAGGGACCAGAGACGATTATGAAAAATGCTGAGAAGACGGGTATTGAGGCTGTGGTTGTTATTGGCGGCGATGACACGTTAAGTGTGGCGTTTAAGATGGGAGATTTTGGGCTTAAATGCGTTGGGGTTCCAAAAACTATCGATAATGATTTGTCTGGCACTGATTACACTTTTGGCTTCAACACGGCTGTTGCAATTGCCACTGAAGCTCTTGATAGACTTCACACGACAGCAGAAGCCCACAATCGAGTAATAATTCTCGAAGTAATGGGGAGATACACTGGTCACATTGCTTTGGAAGTGGGACTTGCTGGTGGCGCTGATGTTATTTTGATTCCGGAGAAACCTTTTGACATAGATGAAGTTTGCAGGTATATTAGGCGTAGGCAGGAGCGTGGCAGAAACTTCAGTTTGATTGTTGTTGCTGAAGGGGCTAAACCGAAGGGTGGAAAAGAGATTGTTTACAGCGAAAGCATAGATGAGTTTGGGCACATAAGTCTTGGCGGTGTTGGTTATTTTCTTGGGAAAGAGATTGAAAAGTGTACGGGTATAGAAACGCGTGTAGTGGTTTTGGGGCATCTTCAACGCGGCGGTTCTCCAACGGCTTTTGATAGAATATTAGCCACGCGGTTTGGGATAGCCGCAGTAGACTTTGTTCATGAAGGAAAGTTTGGGCGCATGGTTGCCATTCAAGGGAACAAGATTGTTTCGGTTCCGCTTAAAACTGTTGTTGGTAAGCGTAAACCTGTGGATTTGGAACTTTACGAAATAGCGAGCGTGTTTTTCGGATGA
- the fba gene encoding class II fructose-1,6-bisphosphate aldolase yields the protein MLVTNKDLLVPASRNGYAVGAFNINNLEALLAVSEAAVEEKSPVIVAVTPSAIKYGGLAYLSEIVKTAAKSVPVPMALHLDHGEDFEIVSKCVGAGFTSVMIDGSFLKFEENVALTRRVVDLAHPKGVAVEAELGRLAGVEEKTVEEKEAVLTDPETAKEFVEKTGVDALAVAIGTSHGAYKFKAEPKLDFERLREIREKVDVPLVLHGASSVPQWIIEKAVKYGAELAGAKGIPEEHIKKAISLGIAKINIDTDLRLAFTATVREVLAKTPKEFDPRKILGPAKEAMKEVVKGKMRLFGSSGKA from the coding sequence ATGCTTGTTACGAACAAGGATTTGTTGGTGCCGGCTAGTCGGAATGGTTATGCTGTTGGCGCTTTTAACATAAATAATTTGGAGGCTTTGTTGGCTGTTAGTGAGGCGGCTGTTGAGGAGAAATCGCCTGTTATAGTTGCTGTCACGCCGAGCGCGATTAAGTATGGTGGTTTGGCTTACTTGTCAGAAATTGTGAAGACTGCCGCGAAATCGGTGCCGGTGCCCATGGCGCTTCACCTTGACCATGGCGAGGACTTTGAGATAGTTTCGAAGTGTGTTGGTGCTGGTTTCACGTCTGTTATGATTGACGGTTCTTTTTTGAAGTTTGAGGAGAATGTTGCTTTGACGAGGCGTGTGGTTGATTTGGCGCATCCGAAAGGGGTGGCGGTTGAGGCTGAGCTTGGAAGGCTTGCGGGTGTGGAGGAGAAGACGGTTGAGGAGAAAGAGGCTGTTTTAACTGATCCTGAAACGGCGAAAGAATTTGTTGAAAAAACTGGGGTGGACGCTCTTGCAGTGGCGATAGGGACGTCTCATGGTGCTTACAAGTTTAAGGCTGAGCCGAAACTTGATTTTGAAAGGTTGAGGGAGATTAGGGAAAAGGTGGATGTGCCGCTTGTGTTGCATGGCGCTTCGAGTGTTCCTCAGTGGATTATTGAGAAAGCCGTGAAATACGGAGCTGAATTAGCTGGGGCGAAGGGCATCCCAGAAGAGCACATTAAGAAGGCGATTTCTTTGGGAATTGCAAAAATAAACATTGACACTGATTTGAGATTGGCTTTTACAGCTACCGTCCGCGAGGTTTTGGCGAAAACGCCGAAGGAGTTTGACCCGAGAAAAATTTTGGGTCCGGCTAAGGAAGCGATGAAAGAGGTTGTTAAGGGTAAAATGCGGTTGTTTGGGAGTTCTGGGAAAGCATAG
- a CDS encoding carboxymuconolactone decarboxylase family protein translates to MLDELEEFRRYRERMNKRILSVGNLGIKRFFALDSRVYEKGALDVKTKELLGLVASTVLRCNDCITYHVIRCVQEGVSEEEFFEALNIALVVGGSITIPHLRRAVEMFDQCEEKQRKGKSVKL, encoded by the coding sequence ATGTTGGATGAGCTTGAAGAGTTTAGGCGTTATCGTGAACGTATGAATAAGCGCATTTTGTCTGTTGGCAATTTGGGGATTAAGCGGTTTTTTGCTTTGGATTCGCGTGTGTATGAGAAGGGTGCTTTGGATGTTAAAACGAAGGAACTGCTTGGCTTAGTAGCTTCTACTGTTCTGCGCTGTAATGATTGCATAACCTATCATGTTATTCGTTGCGTTCAAGAAGGGGTTTCTGAAGAAGAGTTTTTCGAAGCCTTGAACATTGCGCTTGTTGTTGGCGGTTCGATTACTATTCCTCATTTGCGTCGTGCAGTTGAAATGTTTGACCAGTGTGAGGAAAAACAGCGGAAGGGTAAGTCTGTTAAACTTTGA
- a CDS encoding 6-phosphofructokinase: protein MKTIGVVTSGGDAPGMNAAIRAVTRLAYAKDFQVLGFEKGWEGLMTSTFRALTPRSVGGIMQLGGTILLTSRCPHFRKPESIKKAAETLASNKVDGLIVIGGNGSFKAAHELSQKTSTLIVGVPATIDNDVYGTDETIGFDTAVNTAVAEIDKIRDTAISHERIFIVEVMGRTRGFLALTVGITVGAETILVPEVKTPIEEILRNIKENSEKGKRSGIIVAAEGVGDTRKIANEIETRTGAEVRLSIIGYAQRGGSPTARSRLLANLFANEAVELLAKGQGNRVVGLQNGKITSIELEKSCQMEKPLDLSLLKMARTLAT, encoded by the coding sequence TTGAAAACCATCGGCGTGGTTACAAGCGGCGGAGACGCACCCGGCATGAACGCCGCCATCCGAGCAGTCACACGCTTAGCCTACGCAAAAGACTTCCAAGTTTTAGGTTTCGAGAAAGGCTGGGAAGGCTTAATGACAAGCACGTTCAGAGCGTTAACGCCGCGTTCAGTAGGCGGCATAATGCAGTTAGGCGGCACAATCCTTCTAACATCACGATGCCCGCACTTCAGAAAACCAGAAAGCATTAAAAAAGCAGCGGAAACTCTCGCCTCAAACAAGGTAGACGGTTTAATCGTCATCGGCGGCAACGGCTCCTTCAAAGCAGCACATGAACTAAGCCAAAAAACAAGCACACTCATTGTAGGCGTTCCAGCAACAATCGACAACGACGTTTACGGCACAGACGAAACCATCGGCTTCGACACTGCGGTGAACACTGCAGTAGCTGAAATCGACAAAATCCGCGACACAGCAATTTCCCATGAAAGAATCTTCATAGTCGAAGTCATGGGAAGAACAAGAGGCTTCCTAGCATTAACAGTTGGTATCACAGTCGGAGCCGAAACAATCCTAGTCCCAGAAGTCAAAACTCCCATCGAAGAAATCTTAAGGAACATTAAAGAAAACAGCGAAAAAGGAAAAAGGTCTGGGATAATAGTAGCCGCAGAAGGCGTGGGCGACACGCGCAAAATCGCAAACGAAATTGAAACACGCACAGGCGCAGAAGTAAGACTCAGCATCATAGGCTATGCACAAAGAGGCGGGTCTCCAACAGCCAGAAGCCGACTACTAGCCAATCTATTCGCAAACGAGGCAGTTGAGTTATTAGCCAAGGGACAGGGAAACAGAGTAGTTGGACTGCAAAACGGCAAAATAACAAGTATAGAACTTGAGAAATCATGTCAGATGGAAAAGCCTTTAGACTTGAGCTTACTTAAAATGGCAAGAACACTGGCAACATAA